Proteins encoded within one genomic window of Chaetodon auriga isolate fChaAug3 unplaced genomic scaffold, fChaAug3.hap1 Scaffold_78, whole genome shotgun sequence:
- the LOC143317885 gene encoding uncharacterized protein LOC143317885, whose amino-acid sequence MSLSPTSSSSSSCQSPSGSFPESFTIPWGQFPEALTQALERERRPNPSLRKEMVRIVVREMMKVTTSLSKKNAADVAKKLVAKYPKSLQDVIEGDVIGTGYGSLVKQIQNRIENVKRPTTPKIKKRKSHDSDTDEVPPEKRAAIQDTYGCIRWHVKFMPLGETAETQQQKKDELKNLFSQNQQSPGPLKMLMKSTFYSQRKDVNQGKDMKYLQENWPYWFHEIGMNVHFNELTGVDLKETFLKNVEQKGERLLHFMKTVAVNKSKRFYQAATKLQIMMGEQAVSTQVTEMVLLLLAYFDKRDDVMFHYVEDTCLAGEVVMDRVPLTPTIVVCGQSCFSSRRMMLCVDHVIVNENISSFISSLCMMFGSYYCFNIHYPTALASTLEFLELQRCCPRTVFLS is encoded by the exons ATGTCTCTGTCGCCAACGTCATCGtcgtccagcagctgtcagagcccAAGTGGCAGTTTTCCAGAGTCATTCACAATACCATGGGGACAGTTCCCAGAGGCGTTGACACAGGCTTTGGAGAGGGAAAGGCGTCCAAATCCAAGTCTGAGGAAAGAGATGGTCAGAATTGTGGTCCgtgaaatgatgaaagtaaCCACGTCTTTAAGCAAGAAGaatgctgctgatgtggctAAGAAATTGGTGGCTAAATACCCCAAGTCCCTTCAAGATGTGATTGAGGGTGACGTAATTGGCACAGGGTATGGCTCCCTCgtgaaacaaattcaaaatcgGATCGAAAATGTGAAAAGACCTACAAcaccaaaaattaaaaaaagaaaatcacatgacTCTGACACTGACGAAGTCCCACCTGAAAAACGTGCAGCGATTCAAGACACCTATGGGTGCATCCGTTGGCATGTGAAGTTTATGCCCCTTGGGGAAACGGCCGAaacccagcagcagaagaaagatGAGCTTAAAAATCTGTTCAGCCAGAATCAACAAAGCCCAGGTCCTTTGAAAATGCTGATGAAGTCCACATTCTACAGCCAGCGAAAAGACGTGAACCAAGGGAAAGACATGAAGTACCTCCAGGAAAACTGGCCATATTGGTTTCATGAAATTGGCATGAATGTTCACTTCAACGAGCTCACTGGAGTTGACCTGAAGGAAACCTTCTTGAAAAATGTGGAACAGAAGGGGGAACGGCTCTTGCACTTCATGAAGACAgttgctgtcaacaaatccaaaagaTTCTACCAAGCTGCAACAAAGCTACAGATTATGATGGGAGAACAGGCAGTCAGCACACAGGTCACAGAGATGGTGCTGCTTCTTCTGGCTTATTTTGACAAgagagatgatgtgatgttcCATTACGTGGAGGACACTTGCCTGGCTGGAGAAGTGGTCATGGACCGAGTTCCCTTGACTCCAACGATTGTTGTATGTG gacaatcctgcttttcttccagaaggatgatgctgtgtgtggatcACGTCATCGTCAACGAGAAcatctcttccttcatctcctccttgtGCATGATGTTTGGCTCGTATTACTGCTTCAACATCCATTACCCAACTGCACTTGCATCAACCCTGGAGTTTCTGGAGTTACAGAGGTGCTGCCCTCGCACTGTGTTCCTATCTTGA